A single Sulfurimonas crateris DNA region contains:
- a CDS encoding cation:proton antiporter, which yields MDSALLYIVMALGVSTVLNLFLKRFGISQIIGYIFTGTIMVYALDLRYMNDSATLEHIGEFGIVFLMFTIGLEISLTKMNSMRKEIFFNGFLQVGFTALVVYTISHYLFSLESTSALILSLAFALSSTAVVLSYLKSSKEIHNPYGQRATGILIFQDIAVIPILILLGFLTSNGDQSVPEILRNTFISAVFVIGFMFIVGKRVMTWLLHFSASSEVDELFMGSVLFIVVSAALLASYAGFTYSLGAFVAGMIIAETKYHHKVESDIAPFKDILLGTFFIVVGMKIDVLFFIDNFWLIVGIFLLVLVLKTIITYLVVRITSSHVLSLKTALAISQVGEFSFVIFAVASMGGLLEKELESLFVLVVIFSMIVTPFFISKINRFVSYVSHHQYLGLDTSAFVSRENHVIVCGYSAIGKFVAKNLDELGAHYVIIDNNPKHVNEALSAGKEAYLGDMSKLSLLEALHAESSAAVIVTLDNIEKKRAICEAILKHTKDINLIVKVATLEDKENLQDLDITSIVDTKVEVGRLLVEKMITCKMRY from the coding sequence ATGGATTCAGCACTTTTATATATTGTCATGGCTTTAGGTGTCTCTACCGTTTTAAACCTATTTTTAAAACGTTTTGGCATCTCGCAGATAATAGGCTACATATTTACCGGTACTATAATGGTTTATGCGCTTGATCTGAGATATATGAACGATTCGGCGACTCTGGAGCATATAGGTGAGTTCGGTATAGTCTTTTTGATGTTCACGATAGGTCTTGAGATATCTTTGACTAAGATGAACAGCATGAGAAAGGAGATATTTTTCAACGGTTTTTTGCAGGTAGGATTTACGGCTTTGGTCGTTTACACTATAAGCCACTATCTCTTTTCGCTTGAATCGACTTCGGCTCTTATCCTCTCACTTGCCTTTGCGCTCTCTTCAACAGCCGTGGTTCTTAGCTATCTAAAGAGTTCAAAAGAGATACACAACCCTTACGGTCAGCGTGCAACAGGGATATTGATATTTCAAGATATTGCCGTAATCCCTATACTTATTCTTTTGGGATTTTTAACAAGCAACGGCGATCAGTCGGTTCCTGAGATACTTAGGAACACTTTTATAAGCGCCGTTTTTGTTATAGGTTTTATGTTTATAGTCGGCAAAAGAGTTATGACATGGCTTCTTCACTTCTCGGCGTCGAGCGAGGTTGATGAGCTTTTTATGGGCTCGGTTCTTTTTATAGTGGTCTCTGCCGCGCTTTTAGCATCATATGCAGGCTTTACATACTCTCTTGGGGCATTTGTTGCGGGGATGATCATTGCCGAGACAAAGTATCACCATAAGGTAGAATCGGACATCGCACCGTTTAAAGATATACTTCTTGGAACATTCTTTATTGTTGTGGGCATGAAGATAGATGTTCTCTTTTTTATTGACAACTTCTGGCTTATTGTCGGCATCTTCTTGCTTGTTTTGGTCTTAAAGACGATAATCACCTATCTTGTGGTGCGTATAACATCTTCCCATGTGCTCTCCTTAAAAACCGCACTTGCGATCTCTCAGGTTGGGGAGTTCTCTTTTGTTATTTTTGCGGTTGCAAGCATGGGCGGCCTTTTGGAAAAAGAGCTTGAGTCTCTTTTTGTTCTTGTGGTCATCTTCTCTATGATAGTGACTCCATTTTTTATCTCAAAGATCAACAGGTTTGTAAGCTATGTAAGCCATCATCAATATCTTGGACTTGATACATCCGCATTTGTCTCTAGAGAGAACCATGTTATCGTGTGCGGTTATAGTGCAATAGGTAAATTTGTTGCTAAAAATCTTGATGAACTTGGTGCTCACTACGTTATAATCGACAACAATCCAAAACATGTCAATGAAGCTTTATCTGCGGGGAAAGAGGCATATTTGGGAGATATGTCAAAGCTTTCGCTATTAGAGGCGCTTCATGCGGAGAGTTCAGCCGCGGTAATAGTAACGCTTGATAATATAGAGAAGAAAAGAGCTATTTGTGAGGCTATATTAAAACACACCAAAGATATTAACCTCATAGTAAAAGTAGCTACGCTTGAAGATAAAGAGAATCTTCAAGATCTCGATATTACCTCTATCGTAGATACTAAAGTAGAAGTTGGGCGCCTGCTTGTTGAGAAAATGATTACATGTAAAATGCGGTACTAA
- a CDS encoding CTP synthase: MTKYIFVTGGVLSSLGKGITAASIGTLLKHAGKKVGMLKIDPYINVDPGTMSPLEHGEVFVTRDGAETDLDIGNYERFLDTSYLKSSNFTTGQVYSSVIERERAGGYLGQTIQVIPHIVGEIVKRIKEAGEGHEILIVELGGTVGDIEGLPFMEAIRQMKHDEEVEGTFFVHVTLIPYIKAAGELKSKPTQHSVQELRRIGITPQMVIARSENALPKTFKKKLAMSCDVSADSVIEALDAASIYDVPISFLRQNILKPISKELSLGELNPDMERWDSLVKKIVQPKNRIVLGFVGKYLELKESYKSLTESLIHAGAHLDTRVDIHWVDSEEIETRGTEALLSDCDSILVAGGFGNRGVEGKIKAIEYARVNKIPYLGICLGMQLTLVEYARNVLGLEDANSVEFDENTPHPMIYLIDNFMDQSGNTQLRTHKSPMGGTMRLGEYPCDTKEGSIIRKAYGGAKTIYERHRHRYEANPTYRAQLEDAGMIVTGESNGLIEAVEIKDHPWFLGVQFHPEFTSRLQTPNPSILAFVEATLNLSQQK, encoded by the coding sequence ATGACTAAATATATTTTTGTGACCGGTGGAGTTTTAAGTTCTCTTGGAAAAGGGATAACAGCAGCCAGCATAGGCACGCTGCTAAAACATGCCGGCAAAAAAGTCGGTATGCTAAAAATAGATCCATACATCAATGTTGACCCTGGAACTATGAGTCCGCTTGAACACGGCGAGGTGTTCGTGACAAGAGATGGCGCAGAGACGGACCTTGACATCGGAAACTATGAGAGATTTTTAGATACTTCTTACCTCAAATCAAGTAACTTCACTACGGGTCAGGTCTACTCCAGCGTAATCGAGAGAGAGCGCGCAGGCGGTTATCTTGGACAGACCATCCAAGTTATCCCTCATATTGTGGGCGAGATCGTAAAGCGTATAAAAGAGGCTGGTGAGGGTCACGAGATACTTATCGTGGAGCTTGGCGGAACGGTAGGAGACATCGAGGGCCTTCCGTTTATGGAGGCGATCCGTCAGATGAAGCATGATGAAGAGGTAGAGGGGACGTTTTTTGTTCACGTAACACTTATCCCTTACATCAAAGCTGCAGGTGAGCTTAAATCAAAACCGACACAGCACTCTGTTCAGGAGCTTCGCCGTATCGGTATCACTCCGCAGATGGTAATAGCCAGAAGCGAGAACGCACTGCCTAAGACATTCAAGAAAAAACTGGCGATGAGCTGTGACGTCTCGGCTGACAGCGTTATAGAAGCGCTTGATGCGGCTTCAATTTATGATGTTCCGATCTCGTTTCTAAGACAAAATATCTTAAAACCTATATCGAAAGAGCTCTCGCTGGGCGAGCTAAATCCAGACATGGAGAGATGGGACTCTCTGGTCAAAAAGATAGTTCAACCGAAGAACCGCATAGTGTTAGGCTTTGTCGGCAAATATCTTGAGCTTAAAGAGTCTTACAAATCATTAACAGAGTCTCTTATTCATGCAGGTGCGCATCTTGATACCCGTGTAGATATTCACTGGGTGGATAGTGAAGAGATCGAGACAAGAGGCACGGAAGCGCTTCTAAGTGATTGTGACTCCATCTTGGTTGCAGGCGGATTTGGAAATCGTGGTGTTGAGGGCAAGATCAAAGCCATAGAGTACGCACGTGTGAACAAGATCCCATACCTTGGTATCTGTCTAGGTATGCAGCTGACACTTGTAGAGTATGCGAGAAACGTGCTCGGCTTAGAGGATGCAAACTCGGTTGAGTTTGATGAGAACACTCCTCATCCTATGATCTATCTTATTGACAACTTTATGGATCAAAGCGGCAATACGCAGCTTAGAACACACAAATCTCCAATGGGCGGAACAATGCGTCTTGGAGAGTATCCGTGCGATACTAAAGAGGGTTCTATCATACGCAAAGCTTACGGCGGAGCAAAGACCATCTATGAGAGACACCGCCACAGATATGAGGCAAACCCTACTTACAGAGCGCAGCTTGAAGATGCCGGCATGATCGTAACAGGTGAGTCAAACGGACTTATAGAAGCAGTAGAGATAAAAGATCATCCATGGTTTTTAGGAGTTCAGTTTCACCCTGAGTTTACATCAAGACTTCAAACTCCAAACCCTTCTATTTTGGCATTTGTTGAGGCAACTCTAAATCTTTCTCAACAGAAGTAA
- a CDS encoding MBL fold metallo-hydrolase, with the protein MKKATIIASIAMLFSISLNAFTLGNLGEFKFEKMNQNVYVMHGPETEPSKENEGFMNNPAVIESANGLIVIDPGGNYNVGKKILAEIEKLSSKPIIAIFNTHKHGDHWFANKNIKEKYPEVPIYALTYMIEQVKDNAAETWYGILDRLTGNLEGTKPFTFPSDGIENKQTVVVDGETFVMRHYSKGHTDTDILIEHTNSNTLFIGDNLITNRFGAFDESSSIIENIKVLEKIKNQEDGFKQYALYVPGHGQSSSEISETVDPFLKYLKIVLEGAQKAYDEGMASYEIKPEVDENLKDYHSWDAYEGQMGKHLIKAYSEVEMLDF; encoded by the coding sequence ATGAAAAAAGCTACTATTATAGCCTCCATTGCCATGCTCTTTTCAATATCACTAAATGCCTTTACATTGGGAAATTTGGGTGAGTTTAAATTTGAGAAGATGAACCAGAACGTTTACGTTATGCATGGACCGGAGACAGAACCAAGCAAAGAGAATGAAGGGTTTATGAACAACCCTGCCGTTATTGAGAGCGCGAACGGACTGATCGTAATTGATCCGGGCGGAAACTACAACGTAGGTAAAAAAATTCTTGCAGAGATAGAAAAACTTAGCTCTAAACCGATAATCGCTATTTTCAATACGCATAAGCACGGTGACCACTGGTTTGCGAATAAAAACATTAAAGAGAAGTACCCTGAAGTTCCTATCTATGCACTTACATATATGATCGAGCAAGTTAAAGACAATGCGGCTGAGACTTGGTACGGCATCTTAGATAGATTGACAGGAAATCTTGAAGGTACAAAACCATTTACATTTCCAAGTGACGGCATTGAGAACAAGCAGACCGTTGTTGTGGATGGAGAGACTTTTGTAATGCGTCACTACTCAAAAGGGCATACAGATACTGATATACTTATAGAGCATACGAACTCAAACACGCTTTTTATAGGTGACAACCTTATTACGAACCGTTTTGGAGCATTTGACGAGTCATCAAGCATCATTGAAAACATAAAAGTTCTTGAGAAGATCAAAAATCAAGAGGATGGATTTAAACAATACGCACTTTATGTTCCAGGTCACGGACAATCAAGCAGTGAAATAAGCGAAACTGTAGATCCATTTTTAAAATATCTAAAAATTGTTCTCGAAGGCGCTCAAAAAGCATATGATGAAGGTATGGCAAGTTATGAAATAAAGCCTGAAGTAGATGAGAATCTAAAAGATTACCACTCTTGGGATGCTTATGAGGGTCAAATGGGTAAACACCTAATAAAAGCCTACTCCGAAGTAGAGATGCTAGATTTCTAA
- a CDS encoding NAD(P)/FAD-dependent oxidoreductase, protein MRKNEILEEILNEVDKHPEIMSRREALKYLTMSPLAASVIASATVGTTAASASADVKGKIVIIGGGLAGMSTAARLNNTISDADITVIEPDPISVSYQPGQTLVASGVWEIDDIIYKRDDFVPSGVKLIKGSVTSIDPENNKVVVDGSQDVTYDQLIVAAGANLNYAAIKGLEGEITSSGKDNAATKKVVTQNGVHSLYFQDGAVATWAGIQELINKAKAHKGPEKLQALFSNPRGPFKCGGAPLKIMYLTHARLVEAGVRDKVELTFNTNNGALFGIPDYNAPIVKQFEERGFKANYKHNLAEIDPVAKTATFNKWWMEKKEFEDEMGDPIFKEVEVSEPVTFKYDFIHVAPPQKTPDVVGKSKIGSAGSWVTVNKETLQSSFFPNVWAVGDCAGVPMGKTGGSARKQYKVVVDNVVSVMGGKEPTAKYDGYTVCPLITGLGTVMMAEFNWTKKPTPSFPLDPTKERWIMWLLKVYMLKPMTIHGMLSGRA, encoded by the coding sequence ATGAGAAAGAATGAGATCTTAGAAGAGATTTTAAATGAAGTAGATAAGCATCCGGAGATTATGTCTCGTCGTGAAGCTTTAAAATACCTAACAATGTCTCCATTGGCGGCATCTGTTATTGCAAGTGCTACTGTCGGCACTACTGCTGCATCTGCATCTGCGGACGTAAAGGGTAAAATAGTTATTATTGGTGGCGGTTTGGCAGGTATGAGTACAGCTGCACGTCTTAATAATACTATCTCGGATGCAGATATAACTGTTATTGAGCCGGATCCAATATCTGTTTCTTATCAGCCTGGTCAGACACTAGTAGCTAGTGGTGTTTGGGAAATTGATGATATTATCTACAAAAGAGACGACTTTGTTCCAAGCGGCGTTAAGCTAATCAAAGGCAGCGTAACTTCTATAGATCCTGAAAACAACAAAGTTGTAGTTGACGGAAGCCAAGATGTAACTTACGATCAACTTATAGTTGCAGCGGGAGCAAACCTTAACTATGCAGCTATCAAAGGCTTAGAGGGTGAGATCACATCTTCTGGGAAAGACAATGCGGCTACAAAAAAAGTAGTTACTCAAAACGGTGTACACTCTCTATACTTCCAAGATGGTGCAGTTGCAACATGGGCAGGTATTCAAGAGCTTATAAACAAAGCAAAAGCGCATAAAGGACCTGAAAAACTACAGGCACTTTTCTCTAACCCAAGAGGGCCGTTTAAGTGTGGTGGTGCTCCGCTTAAAATCATGTATTTAACACATGCGCGTCTTGTAGAAGCGGGTGTACGTGATAAAGTTGAACTGACATTCAATACAAACAACGGGGCTCTATTTGGTATTCCTGATTACAACGCTCCAATTGTTAAGCAGTTTGAAGAGAGAGGTTTCAAAGCAAACTACAAGCATAACCTTGCCGAGATAGATCCTGTTGCTAAAACAGCTACATTCAACAAATGGTGGATGGAGAAAAAAGAGTTTGAAGATGAAATGGGTGATCCAATCTTCAAAGAGGTTGAAGTTAGCGAGCCTGTTACATTTAAGTATGACTTTATCCATGTTGCTCCACCACAAAAGACACCTGATGTTGTAGGTAAGTCAAAAATTGGTTCAGCTGGCAGCTGGGTTACTGTAAATAAAGAGACTCTTCAATCATCTTTCTTCCCTAACGTATGGGCTGTAGGTGACTGTGCAGGCGTTCCAATGGGTAAAACCGGTGGTTCTGCTCGTAAGCAGTATAAAGTTGTTGTTGATAACGTAGTATCTGTAATGGGCGGTAAAGAGCCGACTGCTAAATATGACGGTTATACAGTTTGTCCACTTATTACAGGACTTGGAACTGTTATGATGGCAGAATTTAACTGGACTAAAAAACCTACACCTTCATTCCCTCTTGATCCTACTAAAGAGAGATGGATTATGTGGTTGTTAAAAGTTTATATGCTTAAGCCAATGACGATCCACGGTATGCTTTCAGGTAGAGCGTAA
- the recJ gene encoding single-stranded-DNA-specific exonuclease RecJ produces MHLLDDLPTLDKSALFELLSQRFNNEEKKLSQIPNPQMLHDAPKAAKKIADAIREGKKIALVGDYDVDGVSATAIMIDFFRQIPYPLHAIIPNRFSDGYGVSPNVLKRVDADIVITVDNGITAIEAAQICKERGMELIITDHHTPLETLPDAYAIVNPKLSSCSYPFEEICGAQVAWLLLGLLKKELSVSIDMKAFLDILCIAVIADIMPLTDINRAIVKEGLKILMSSQRPSSIIIRDFLNKSSITSEDIGFAIAPRINSAGRLEDASIALEFLTAQTTNEAYTQFEKLNTLNETRRETEARTTDEAIALVNKDDDIIVVAKEGWHEGVVGIVASRLVDHFSKPAIVLSIKNGVAKGSARSIGNINIYELIKENSGFLTKFGGHKMAAGLGLEEKNIDLFKAAINQSALTLNPSDFLSLDEVVGILPSSEIDFELLDLLDSFEPYGEANSRPLFLIKDAQIVEIKYFGKDKSHTKVVLKQFAHERKSIELILFKKTLEMPSEKKLTCSYRITKNEFNSRVSAQLIINKIYNY; encoded by the coding sequence ATGCATCTTCTTGATGATCTGCCTACGCTAGACAAGTCGGCTCTTTTTGAGCTGCTCTCACAGAGATTTAATAACGAAGAGAAAAAACTCTCGCAGATCCCAAACCCACAAATGCTTCACGATGCGCCAAAAGCTGCCAAAAAGATAGCAGATGCCATAAGAGAGGGCAAAAAGATAGCCCTTGTGGGTGACTATGACGTTGACGGCGTAAGTGCAACGGCTATAATGATCGACTTTTTCAGGCAGATCCCCTACCCGCTCCATGCAATTATCCCAAACCGTTTTAGTGACGGGTACGGAGTAAGTCCGAACGTCTTAAAAAGAGTAGATGCAGATATCGTCATAACAGTCGACAACGGCATAACAGCCATAGAAGCTGCCCAGATCTGCAAAGAGCGCGGCATGGAACTTATCATCACCGACCACCATACTCCGCTTGAGACACTTCCCGATGCTTATGCAATAGTAAACCCGAAGCTCTCAAGCTGCAGCTACCCATTTGAAGAGATCTGCGGAGCACAAGTCGCCTGGCTTCTGCTAGGTCTGCTGAAAAAAGAGCTCTCTGTATCCATAGATATGAAAGCGTTTCTGGATATTTTATGCATTGCCGTAATTGCAGACATTATGCCTCTTACGGATATAAACAGAGCCATAGTAAAAGAGGGGCTCAAAATTTTAATGAGCTCGCAGAGACCCTCTTCCATTATAATAAGAGATTTTCTAAATAAGAGCTCCATCACTTCCGAAGATATAGGTTTTGCCATAGCACCTCGCATAAACTCCGCGGGAAGACTAGAAGATGCAAGTATTGCCTTAGAGTTTTTGACTGCGCAGACAACGAATGAAGCCTACACTCAATTTGAAAAGCTAAACACATTAAATGAAACAAGAAGAGAGACAGAAGCAAGAACTACGGATGAAGCAATCGCTCTTGTAAATAAAGATGATGACATTATAGTGGTTGCAAAAGAGGGGTGGCACGAAGGTGTTGTAGGGATCGTAGCATCCAGACTTGTAGATCACTTCTCTAAACCAGCAATTGTTCTGAGCATAAAAAACGGTGTTGCAAAAGGAAGTGCCAGAAGTATAGGAAACATAAATATATATGAACTTATCAAAGAGAACAGCGGATTTTTAACAAAGTTTGGCGGGCATAAGATGGCAGCAGGGCTTGGACTTGAAGAGAAAAATATTGATCTCTTCAAAGCTGCCATCAACCAAAGTGCTTTAACACTCAATCCATCAGACTTCTTATCATTAGATGAGGTTGTCGGCATTCTTCCAAGCAGTGAGATAGACTTTGAACTCTTGGATCTTCTGGATAGTTTTGAACCGTACGGAGAAGCAAACTCTCGTCCGCTCTTTTTAATAAAAGATGCACAAATAGTAGAGATAAAGTATTTCGGTAAAGATAAATCACACACCAAAGTAGTGCTAAAGCAGTTTGCCCATGAAAGAAAATCTATTGAGCTAATACTATTTAAGAAAACTCTTGAGATGCCTAGTGAAAAAAAGTTAACGTGCAGTTACAGAATTACAAAGAATGAGTTTAACTCACGAGTATCAGCTCAACTTATTATAAATAAAATATATAATTATTAA
- a CDS encoding WD40 repeat domain-containing protein codes for MPKIYKCQRAKSDITILKTLDDSLIAYSTKFHGIKIFDFYECEIKKSIANAYLNSTVSACAFSPNNEFFAFVNNRTIYILEIQSKEIIHTIETHDEDVEIISFDPSSSYIIAGSKNGRVLQYKTNQTSLLSRLCSFPHNRKNITIDRKNYVSSFAFHNNSFACSGYGGAIYIIDLYTQTNRSVITYNKTRINALCFLDEDTLVCAKDNGKVDIVSLLDEESHKSIDTPISSIETIIIMPNPNYILVSGNSNIITIIDIKNSKIAHSKYIEVESKIKFVDIVNSDSLVVALQNNEILHIELPGITRLKSLIAHNSLKEAFELIAKEPMLQGSNEHRVLEEKFEKSYEIALKALINQNRAHAMQILKPYKDIRSKETLIKELFSAFENYLRFQALFLEKKYALAYSMCSKYEPLKRTVQYKKMEQIFRLAFSNAQRHIVQNNIAGARALLTEYNTVISKKPLIKLLITQNKEFVDLLRAIQKRDFQTINKLVDKNELFKQIPNYIAMNNQIEETLLEIEENIKAAQTGKAETLLLTLEKIPHVRKRREELQLKCKYAVLLQNAYEENDFKSCYELLDIYKFLRSTELGMLLEKHWSKLMQKCEEYALDGNIKDIKKELGQLLGLPSRSNKIGDLLRVSFHTRIGILMQKNNFKGAEAIIYTYIDIFGVDSEISHLMKKFEKISSCKLAITQTNEERPTRDSWRYNDIIMKGL; via the coding sequence ATGCCTAAAATATACAAATGCCAAAGAGCAAAATCAGATATTACCATCTTAAAAACACTTGATGATTCACTTATTGCCTATAGCACTAAGTTTCACGGAATTAAAATATTTGACTTTTATGAGTGTGAAATAAAAAAAAGTATTGCTAACGCTTATCTTAATTCAACCGTGAGTGCCTGCGCTTTTAGTCCAAACAACGAGTTTTTTGCTTTTGTGAACAATCGAACTATCTATATTTTAGAGATACAATCTAAAGAGATAATACACACTATTGAGACTCATGACGAAGATGTAGAGATTATAAGTTTTGACCCATCTTCAAGCTATATTATTGCCGGAAGCAAGAACGGCAGAGTTCTACAGTACAAAACAAACCAGACCTCACTTCTCTCTAGGCTTTGCTCTTTTCCGCACAACAGAAAGAACATAACAATAGATAGAAAAAACTACGTAAGCTCGTTTGCATTTCACAACAACTCTTTTGCATGCAGCGGTTATGGAGGTGCCATCTATATAATCGACCTCTATACACAGACGAACAGAAGCGTTATCACATACAATAAAACCCGCATCAACGCTCTTTGCTTCTTGGATGAAGATACGCTTGTATGCGCAAAAGATAACGGAAAAGTAGACATTGTCTCACTCTTAGATGAAGAGAGCCACAAAAGCATAGATACGCCCATCTCATCAATTGAGACAATAATCATAATGCCAAATCCAAACTATATTTTAGTAAGCGGCAACTCAAATATAATTACGATAATTGATATAAAAAACTCCAAGATCGCGCATAGCAAATATATTGAAGTGGAATCTAAAATAAAGTTTGTAGATATTGTAAACAGTGATTCGCTTGTTGTTGCACTTCAAAACAACGAGATATTGCATATTGAACTTCCGGGTATCACAAGATTAAAATCTCTAATTGCGCATAATTCACTAAAAGAGGCTTTTGAACTAATAGCAAAAGAGCCAATGCTTCAAGGATCAAATGAGCACAGAGTGCTTGAAGAGAAGTTTGAAAAGAGTTATGAGATCGCTCTAAAGGCACTTATCAACCAAAACAGAGCTCACGCTATGCAGATCCTAAAACCATACAAAGATATAAGATCAAAAGAGACTCTTATAAAAGAGCTCTTTAGCGCTTTTGAAAACTACCTTAGATTTCAAGCGCTATTTTTAGAAAAAAAGTATGCTCTGGCATATAGTATGTGCTCAAAATATGAACCTCTTAAGAGAACTGTACAGTATAAAAAGATGGAGCAGATCTTCAGACTCGCCTTCTCAAACGCACAAAGACATATAGTACAAAACAATATAGCCGGTGCCAGAGCACTTCTTACAGAGTACAACACCGTGATCTCAAAAAAGCCTCTTATAAAGCTTCTTATCACTCAAAACAAAGAGTTTGTAGACCTGCTAAGAGCCATACAAAAGAGAGATTTTCAAACCATCAACAAGCTTGTAGACAAAAATGAGCTATTTAAGCAGATACCTAACTACATAGCCATGAATAACCAGATAGAAGAGACCCTCTTAGAGATAGAAGAGAATATAAAAGCAGCTCAGACTGGAAAAGCAGAGACTCTTTTGCTTACGCTTGAGAAGATTCCTCATGTAAGAAAAAGACGAGAAGAGCTGCAGCTAAAGTGCAAATATGCCGTCTTGCTTCAAAATGCGTATGAAGAGAACGACTTTAAGAGCTGCTACGAACTTTTAGATATCTATAAATTTCTGCGAAGCACAGAGCTTGGAATGCTTCTTGAGAAACACTGGTCAAAACTTATGCAAAAATGCGAAGAGTACGCACTAGATGGAAATATAAAAGATATTAAAAAAGAGTTAGGTCAGCTTCTTGGTTTACCTAGTAGAAGCAACAAGATCGGGGATCTGCTAAGAGTAAGTTTTCACACAAGGATAGGCATACTGATGCAGAAAAACAATTTTAAAGGTGCAGAAGCTATCATCTATACCTATATAGATATATTCGGTGTAGACAGCGAGATCAGCCATCTTATGAAAAAGTTTGAAAAAATATCGTCTTGTAAACTTGCCATAACGCAGACTAATGAAGAGAGACCCACAAGAGACAGTTGGAGATACAACGATATTATAATGAAGGGGCTGTAA
- the fliI gene encoding flagellar protein export ATPase FliI, whose translation MPFSSLKDKISNKKYSVSFGEVVKINATVITARGLKVSISDIVKIISNETNQETIGMVTEIDGATFFITPFSFVEGFCSGDRVFLDQTGLSIPVGQSLLGRVVDPFMRPIDGKGNVNGSKLMPIIKPPIAAMKRGMIDEVFSVGVKSIDALLTCGKGQKLGIFAGSGVGKSTLMGMIVRGSDAPIKVVALIGERGREVPEFIEKNLGGNLENTVIVVATSDDSPLMRKYGAFAAMSVAEFFKDQGLDVLFIMDSVTRFAMAQREIGLALGEPPTSKGYPPSSLTLLPQLMERAGKEEGKGSITAFFTVLIEGDDMSDPIADQSRSILDGHIVLSRELTDFGIYPPVHILNSASRVMNDIISDEHLKAVLKFRRLYTILKENEMLIRIGAYTKGGDPDLDEAIAKKSEMEKFLIQNSMQKSDFNDTLETLLKLTAPSL comes from the coding sequence GTGCCTTTTTCTTCACTAAAAGATAAAATCTCAAATAAAAAGTACTCGGTCTCATTCGGTGAAGTAGTCAAAATAAACGCAACCGTTATTACCGCTCGCGGGCTAAAAGTAAGCATAAGCGATATAGTAAAGATCATCTCAAACGAGACCAATCAAGAGACTATCGGGATGGTCACGGAGATAGACGGTGCCACATTTTTTATTACGCCTTTTAGTTTTGTGGAGGGGTTTTGTTCGGGAGATAGAGTCTTTTTGGACCAAACTGGTTTAAGCATTCCGGTGGGACAATCTCTGCTGGGACGTGTTGTCGATCCTTTTATGAGGCCTATTGACGGCAAAGGCAATGTTAACGGCTCAAAACTTATGCCGATAATCAAGCCGCCGATAGCCGCTATGAAGCGCGGCATGATAGATGAGGTCTTTAGTGTCGGGGTAAAGAGCATAGACGCTCTTTTAACCTGCGGGAAAGGTCAGAAGCTGGGTATCTTTGCGGGAAGCGGTGTCGGAAAATCAACACTTATGGGAATGATTGTAAGAGGCTCGGATGCACCCATAAAAGTTGTCGCACTTATAGGCGAGAGGGGCAGGGAGGTTCCTGAGTTTATAGAGAAAAACCTTGGCGGAAACCTCGAAAACACGGTCATAGTGGTAGCTACGTCGGATGACTCTCCGCTTATGAGAAAGTATGGCGCTTTTGCGGCTATGAGCGTGGCTGAATTTTTTAAAGATCAGGGACTTGACGTCCTTTTCATTATGGACTCCGTAACCAGATTTGCAATGGCTCAAAGGGAGATAGGTTTGGCTCTTGGAGAGCCTCCTACCTCCAAAGGCTACCCGCCCTCATCACTCACACTTCTCCCGCAGCTTATGGAACGCGCGGGAAAAGAGGAGGGCAAAGGATCAATTACGGCATTTTTTACGGTCTTGATCGAAGGTGATGATATGAGCGACCCGATCGCAGACCAGTCCCGTTCTATTTTGGACGGGCATATAGTGCTCTCACGCGAACTTACCGATTTTGGCATCTATCCGCCTGTTCACATACTAAACTCTGCTTCAAGGGTTATGAATGACATCATCTCGGATGAGCATTTAAAGGCTGTTTTGAAATTTAGAAGACTCTACACCATCCTAAAAGAGAACGAGATGCTGATCCGCATAGGTGCATATACAAAAGGCGGAGATCCGGACTTGGATGAAGCGATAGCCAAAAAAAGTGAGATGGAGAAGTTCCTGATCCAAAATTCGATGCAAAAGAGTGATTTTAACGATACCCTAGAGACGCTTTTAAAACTTACAGCCCCTTCATTATAA